gcactttgtagtttggatTGCTTTAAACAAATTgtacttgattcttgttctgtgtgtgtgtgtgtgtgtgtgtgtgtgtgtgtgtgtgtgtgtgtgtgtgtgtgtgtgtgtgtgtgtgtgtgtgtgtgtgtgtgtgtgtgtgtgtgtgtgtgtgtgtgtgtgtgtgtgtgtgtgtgtgtgtgtgtgtgtgtgtgtgtgtgtgtgtgtgtgtgtgtgtgtgtgtgtgtgtgtgtgtgtgtgtgtgtgtgtgtgtgtgtgtgtgtgtgtgtgtgtgtgtccagaagATAAGATTGGTGGAAATGGCAGCACAGTGATTCCTAGTGGCTCTGATGTcctgatttctcagagattgGTACCTAGTAACTCTAGGAGATAAAGGTCATGATAAATCTGCCATGAGGCATATCACCAACCGAAATCTTGGCAGGTCACACATGATAcgcataagcagagataatacaTACTATAGTATGCTTATAACATTTTCCATTACGGAATCCTTTTCAGAATCTGTAATTCTACCCGAAAGTTTGAGTTTAAAGCTGAAGAAACGCCCAAGATGCGGTCAAACCCAACTCTGACATTTCCTTAGTGGAAAAAGAATCACACGCCAGCAGAATAGGGACCCTCGCTGGTTTGAAGCACCCTTAACACACCCACCTCATCCAGCACTCTTGACTTTGGAGGGGCTCTTGCACATGACATCagttttgtctttatatttcatgtgttttgtttttttgttttctattttattttttgtgggGGTGAGAGTGGCCGAAGGTTTCAAACACCTTGTTAGATCATGTCTACTTTAACTCCAAATGACATTACGGTGTAAAAGCAAGGCAATGAGATGTATCTTGAAATGCGAGCACTTAGTGTGATAGTGAATAAACGTGTAAAAGATATTTCTGAATTTGTGTGGTTATTTGACCCTTTTCTAGAGAAGATGACATCTGGTGTAGCTCTGTAATGAAACCGTcagatgtgtgtttcctgtctgacCTGCTTCAGGCTCTTCAGAAGTTTCATAATAATGCATATCTGCAAACGACCTGAATCAGCTTAACGCTGACCTGAGAACTTACAATGAAACCCCGTTGAGACAATGGATGATTAATAACAGGATGCAGGAAATTATCTCTTCCGGATTGATTGAATAAATTCACCTATACTTAACTAATTTATTCATAAGGGCTATTGGATGAATAGTAAACTAGTCACAAATTTGCTTTGACTTCCTCTTGTGTCGTATGCAAGACTTTTAATGTAATTGGTGTTAAAAAGTTCCACTATCCAGTCGTCGGGTTCGAGCGACAGGTTACAATAAAAGTTTTGAACCGTCCTTCCTGAGAAGAGCGGATACATCAGTATGTGCAACGCTAAAGGATGTGGTCAGGTCTGAGATGAGGAAGAAGTGCGCGGAAGAACTTTTACGAGCTCCCTGCAAACAAGTCGCTGTACCTAACTGCAACAGGAAAGATCTGAGTCAAACTTTggattatttttacaatatataaaagTTTCTAATTTTGAGACTGTTGCCGTGATCCTGTGAAGATGCAGtgaggacaaagaaaagatgGAAGTGGAGGACACTGGTGAAGCGAGGACTTCCTGGTATGATTTCTGACATTCATCTTTAACTGTTAACACTGTGGGGTGCCGAGTACTGTGTGTTACTCCTGAGAACTGACtgagatcaacaaaataaacttaACTTTGTTAGAGGCATGGAAGGTCTTTGAAGTTGGCATCATGGTGTTGAAATGTGACTGATGATATTTATGTTATCTCATTGAATTGGAACAAAATCTTAACCTGTAATATTCAATAATATACCCAGGGCACAAAGTAAAATCTGACAAATTCATAATTTTAGCACAAAGTATCATTATTGCATTCAGCTACTATGtcgtttctttcttttatctcaCGTTAAATGACATAACTGTGTGCGAGGTTGTTTGCTTTGTGCTCATTAACACTTACTTTGCCTTTTTTAGGTTTGTGGCACCAGCAGAGACACACTCCATCCTCTGTGACCATGCTGGGGTATGACACACTACCTGTCTTATTACTCTCTCCTGTCTCAAAAATGTCTTAACTCTCTCCTAGAAACTTAAGAACTCACTTCCACTGTTAATCTCTGCTGtttagaagaagagaaaacaagaccCGGCTCCTGGACCTGTGATCAGGATCACAGAGGTGAGGATGGTGATCTGACATTAAACTCTGAGCTGCGCTGCCTCTTCATTTTCTTGTGTCTCTTTGCAAATACAGCGGAAGTTAGTCAACCTTACCTTTGTGACCGCAGCGGTGCGTGCAGAGCTGCATGCAGAGCTGCGTGCAGAGCTGATGTTCAGCGGTGCAGCCACGGCGTCTCTCTCTGCATGCACAGATCTTTAAATCCTGTTGATATCACTCACGTCTTGTCCCATTTCAGCCAATCTtgattttacacttttcaaGTTGACCTGTTTTGCTTTCATTGTTATTGTTCATacattcataaaaacattttcattgcagATATTTCAACACATCTCACATAGTTACAACACTCAATGTACAGCTGATGtggtttgtgtaaaaaaaaactcaaaaaccTGGCTGACATCTTGTATTTTACTACAGAGGCACACTTTCAGCCTTATTCCTCTTTGAAAGccacacaggaagtgagagaTCTGCACCCTGTAAACTCTCACCCCTCTCAGCGTTTTTTTCTGGTTCCACGCTACTGAACCCCCTCATCTTTCTCCAACTCATTCTGTTCTTTCAtcaggacgaagaggaggaggaggatggtgaaACGATGTCAGACCACATGAAGGATTCAGAGGTGCaggtgtgttttgttttaactcatttaaTGTGCAGCCAGCATTGTTATTTATCAAAGATCCAGTCTGGTTAGGGTTAGATGTTTTATTGGTGATGTCATTACAGGAGCCCAGTAATAAAAGGGTCAAACCTGTGGTGAAGTCCAACAGTCTAACAGGTGTCATAACACCATCCAAGACCCCTGCTCTGAAACGGATTGGACAGTCCATTTCggtaacaaacacaaaactaatttcttctattaaaaaaaaaagaacaatcaATGACATGTGCGTGCAGACATTCATCCACTGTGCTCTTTCCACAGCGGTCCATCAGTTTCCGTACAGAGGCTCGACCTTTGCCCCCGGCTCCCATGCGCCCCCGCACAAAGGCCTCGTCGTTTCCACGCCGCCGCAACAGCCAGTGCTGGAGTGACACCGTGGAGAGTCATGACCTCACCGCCAAGGAGATCAAACGCCAGGAGGTGCGAGGGGGGGGGCAGCTAGAACCTTGGCCTTTCTGCTTGTGTGTTCAAtaagaatgtgtgtttgtactggagGGTATGTGGGTCAAGCTGTGGGGCTGTGGTTGCAGCGGGGGCGGGGAGACTACCCTTCGTTTCTGTGAAGCAGCGCTTCACAGAGATTATGAAAGAGGATGTGAGCTGGCAACAGAGGCTTAACTTCCTTTATTGAACAATCAGCTGTCGCAGCTCGTGTTGTTCATCTGCGTGTATTCTAATTcatgccactgtgtgtgtgtgtgtgtgtgtgtgtgtgtgtgtgtgtgtttgcatccacattgtttgtgtctgttattaAAACATGTGAAATGGTTCCTTCTCTTCCTGTAGGTGATCTATGAGCTGACTCAGGGAGAGAGGCAACTTATTGAGGACCTCAGTCTGGTAAAGAAGGtactttacccccccccccccccccccccccccactacctCTCTGCTGAGCTGAGGCAGTTTATCCAATCACGTTCCTTTTCGCACTTGGGGGACAACGCAACAGCACCCACAGTTTAACTTAAAAATCCATAATCCCAGAAAGACTGCTGCGCATACTTCATATTGCATATTGCAAAGGTTTTGGACAAATTGCACAATTACACAACTTTTATCTTTACATTGcacatttatacaaacattaatttctattttatcttgttttttctggattctgtttttattgtcttatcttttcttttcttaacaCCTCCATTTTAGTAGAATACATTGAATATATTTCAACTGCTCCCCTGTTCTCTCCTAACTTCTTATACTTTATTTCACACGTCTCTGTACCTGACTTAACTCTCTCCTCACCTgcgcctcctcctctctgtgtgctgCAAGGTGTACTACGAGCCCATGTTGAAGCTGGAGATCATGACAGAGAGCGAGCTCGGACAGATCTTTGGTACTCTGGACTCTCTCATTCCTATCCATGAAGGTAAAGCATCGCTCTGCACCACTCATCTCCTGTTACCTCAGTCTCCGCTCATGCCTCAACAGAACTTTTCCCATAAAGCAGGTTGGGCTGTgcaataatttaatattatcGTTGGCTGACTTTCAGTGGAATCATATCTGCATCTTATGCCAGTTCAGTTGGGGATCTAGGATTCTTCtgaatcaggggccataaatgggccacaatttacacagaggggcctaTTATATATCCAACATCCATGCAGCAACgccatttttattttgaatagtCTCTGTTTTGTCTCGTAGTTAAAATTGTGATTTTACTTTCAACAACATTGCTGAGACAAGTGTGTTAAGCCACACAAGGAAATAGGTCATTTAATCATTTGTAGGTACATGCTCACCACACAACtctcatttcttattttagtCTATGACGTTCGACGagttaaatgtgatgttttctgtgtcagtctgtcttCGAGCAGCGGTCACATCGGCTTTCAGTTATCACAAGTCGGTAAGattctgtttctgtgtcatgTCAGATCTTCTGAGTCGTCTCGAGCGGCTGAGGGGATCAGAGAAAACAGTCGGACAAGTGGGACCTACACTGTTGAACTGGGTGAGTATCTCCATGGAGACCACGGAgcgaggagaagagatgagggCACAACCCGACTTCACTCTCTCCGGTTCCTGTATTTTCTAACCACAGAGCTCAGTCTGTGTAcatctctgcttttatttgactttcAATTTCTTGCCTCATTGCCGACCCCGCCCTTCCCCTCTGCAGTTCCCTTGCCTGGACGCCTATGTTACATACTGCTGTAACCAAGTGGGGGCCAAAGCCCTGCTGGACCAGAAGAAGCACGAGAAGAGAGTGGAGCACTTCCTGCGCTTGTGCCAGGAGTCTTCGTTCAGCAGGAAGCTGGACCTGTGGAACTTCCTGGATCTCCCTCGAAGCCGTTTGGTCAAATAcccactgctgctgaaagagATACAGAAGTGCACACCTCCAGACCACCCTGATGAGGACACACTGCCTGATGCTGTGAGTATGCACTCTCGTACATGCACATTATTTAAGAGCATTTATAAATCAAACATCAACCCGTAGACAGAGGGTTCAGAATTCACTCATTTCCATGGCTTTAACAAATATTACATTACCCAGTACtttatatgtaatttatatccACTTTGTTAGTTTATGTAAGGTGTGTGCAGAGTCTGCTCCTTTAGATGAACCAGAAATTTGATGGAGCATGAACACTAACGTTTGGCTGATTACAACACACAAATCCAAATAATTTTATCTTAAAACTGTCATCCATGTGTGCAAACTAAATATCAATCAGTATCAGAATAAATGTTGATTATTAAGGCTTCTTAGACAGTGGCTAAAGTAGAGTAGCATACCCACTGTTATTTCTCCAAATTGTGGAATCCATCTGTCTGCAGCCaataatttctttttaaaatcgGCAATTCTTGGCACATTGTCACCTCCTTATGGCAGCAAGAGAAAACTGTTTTCTGATACTCAAGATTCAGACAGTGATATTGTAATTTTCCATAAGTAATGTGATGTCTGTTCAGATCCCACGCagacttttcatttcaacacagaATGTCTCTTGTTGGTGTTGATAGTGTCTCAACCCTTTGTTCCGCCCAGTTGGATCTTATCCACAGTATCGTGGCCGAGGTGAACAAGAAGACAGGCGAGGCTGAGTGTCAGTTCTACAGACGGGGTCTCAGCTACCTTGATGAGAGCCAGAGACTACCAGAGATCCAGCAGTCCCGCTTCCTCTACTGCCACGGAGAGCTCAAGAACAACAAGGGCCAGGTAGAGGCTCCCTAATGTTTCAGCTCTTCGTGGAGTGGTTCTCCTGGGGGTGTTTGATTTGTTCATCATTGTTGCATTACCCTGTATTGTTGAAAATGCACTCTGTATCAACTTGATGTTGTAATTCTCTCATTAGTATTTAATATGTATACAAATTATGAGCAAAAtatcttaaaggtccagtgtgtaagattcaggtgaaagggatcttttggcagaaattgaatatataataatttgtgTTTCACCTAAATTctatgaattgttttttttttttaccctagaatggtcctttgtatttaaatactttatatttacatctggagcgggccctctctatggaggccgccatgttttttttacagtagcccaaattGCAGAGCCCAaatttatgacaactgaaggctactacagattctctttcatgtttggaaggggagagtgaggtgaggggtgttcagctgcaacatgcaacttcaccactagatgtcactaaaatctacacactgaacctttaataattggtgattttactttgactttCCTGATGTATGATTGGATATTGTGGAAATTAATCTCATAAATCTGTATCTcatttgtttccctctgtcagCGGCTGCATGTATTCCTGTTTGAACTGGCTCTGGTGCTGAGCAGACCGGGGGAGGACAGAGATGGAGGTCATGTGTTCCATGTGTACAGACAGCCTCTGACCAATGCTTTGTTAAATCTGGAAGAGATCCCAGACGGGGAGGCTGCTGGAGGGGGCACCTTCAGAGGAGCCTTTACTGGGGGGAATGATAAAGGTAACATGTACAGCACATGCCACATAACACCCATCAgccaaaaccttttttttttcgtcaACCTTTCTTCAATTCGATTTCcttccgtctccctctctcatgtCCTAGTGAAGAACTGTTTCCGTGTgagcagcagagggcgctcCAAAGCCAACCCCTACAGCCTGCAGGCCAACGACTCCTTTAGCAGGCAGCAGTGGATCACCTGTCTGCGCCAGGCCATCATCCAGTCACGGGACAGGACTGCCCAGCACAGACAGTCACAGCTCTCCCCTCACGCCGATCTCGCCCTGTATCACATAGCTGAGCTCAGCCTCAGCTCGGACTCAGACAAGATAGACCACACCAGTCGCTGACTGTCAGACTGATCACCAGGAGGCCTGTGGGCGTCTCTGTCGATGTGTACATTgaaatgagaggaaataaaagggaCTGCTTGCGAAAGATGATTGTGCTTAGACACACGTTGGCATAGAATTTCCaacatggattttatttttactcttgtTTTATCTGATGGATTGTGGTGATGCGTAGTGTACAGCTTGGGAACAgtaaatgtgaatgtaaaatgttttttaatttttttaataaactgacACTTTAAGTTGTGTTGAGGTACTCGTGCAAAAGTACACAAAGAAAAGTCTAAGTATAGCCAACAGGATCACCAGAGAAAAGATTAGAGATGATtatcctccttctctccccccttctctctatccctctctcccgCTGACACTGGTGATAGGGCAGGAGAGACGTAGACTTTTAGCTGAAGCCTACGGACACAGTGAAACAGTAGACGTCCCCTTATGCATTTTTAACAGCTCAGCAGGTGATGGGAACTGTTTGGTTGGGACAGTTTGTCCACAGATAGAGTGACCAAGAGATCAGGTGAGTCCAAACTGCTCCGTTTGTTTCCTAATTCTACAACATTTGCTGTAGGCGTCATGTGAAAACTAATGTTTTCAGGATTTTACTCTCGACCTGCACTAAACTGCAACAGAGAGCATAGATGTGGCTTTGATAAGATTGAGAACATACCTTGATCATGAGCATGAGTCTTAAATAAGTTCAGTCTAGACAGATTAATCAATGACTAAAAATCAGCCATGTGCCTTCACTATGATTTGTTGGTATCTGTATTCACTGAGGTCTCTGTCAGTTTGTGGCATTTCCAaactgctctgctctgcacGCTGTAATTACAAGAGAGAATTGTGAGCCTGGGTGGATCAACTCGAACTATTCCAGATGAGGATTTAACCTTAAAAGAATGAATCCTGCTCTCTCACCCTAAGTTACCAATGGTCTCCTTCGTCATTATATtggaaggaaaggaaaacacGCCATCATATGTTATTCATTGAAAAAAAGGGGACTGCCGCTCTTTCAGAGTTCTACGATCACGACCTGCTCACCTTTGACCCTGCAAGTGAAGGTGGTGCATCTCACTCCTTCTGAGCTGCAAAACAATCTGCGTGCAATTCTTTCGCATCTGCCCCAGGATCCCTTTTGGGTAGACACGTGTGAGGATAACCAGTAAAGAAGGATGCCTGGAGCCAGTGGGGTCAACGTGGAGGGGTCGTGTGAGGCCCTGTGTCGAACCCTGGTGTCCCAGAACGGCCACCAGAGAGAGACGGCAGACATCTCCCAGTCCGTCCTCTACACCTCCCTGATGGGCTTGCTTCTGGTCGCTGACAACGAGGtgtgcagaacacacacaatacagtaGAAAACCCTGTGCTCTAACCTTCAAGTGCGGAAGCCTTGAACGATTGTTCTCAGTGTGGAATtaagaaacattcacacagtaaAATAATGTAACAGAATTAATGGAGGGTACATATGAGCATGCACGTGTTTTAGCACCTGTCAGCACTCCTTGGTCACTAATAGGATGAACGCTTGAGGCTGACCTCCTTTTAGCCTCTCTTGTTATTCTAATGAGATAAGAAGGCTAAATCTGTCCTACCAATATTACACATTCACTGACATGACAGTGTTAAAGCAGACAGACATGACTATGGGGTACAGACACAGGCAGGGGTCAGATaggacacacactcagccaGGTACATGTGTAGGCTTTTTTTGTTGACAAATTCCTATACAACTAGAATAGGACTCAGTATAATACCTCCCCCAAGGCCGCACTGGGCCGCACAAAATCACAAACACTCATGGATATCAAATTCATAAATCgagatccattcattatttcatGGGAAAgggtgaaaatgttaaaaaaataagcCTTATCACACAAGGTTCATTAAAGGGGGGACAATCCAGGATCTTCACCAAAATGTATTGAGTTCTTTCTTGACTAATACCgcatccgtccaccaagttttatggtaatctgtccagcaGTTTTTGCAAATCCTGCTacagaacaaataaacacagatgaaagcataacctccATAATGAGATATATGCTTTCAGACGTACCTGGTGTGCATTGTGCTCTTTCTATTTTCCAGAAAGAGCAGGTCACCTTAGGAAGTGGGAGGATCGGCCTTAGAAACATAGGAAACACAGTAAGTGTTGACGCATGATGAATCCCACTCAAGTGTTACAGTACCGCCAGATTTGCCTGAATACATTCTTGAAACATCATCCTCACCTTCTGCCTTTACTTTGTCTCTGACTCAGTGTTTCCTGAATGCAGTCGTCCAGTGTTTGTCTCACACACGTGGCCTCAGGGACTACTGCCTCCTCAAGTCCCACAGGCACGAGAAGTTCTCCAAAGAGGAGGCGATGCTCATGGAGGGTGCGTTCCTGTCTCCTCATGTTCTCGCCTGATCTTCCTTCTTTCatgcaatatatattttttgccattttctcaCCGCTCTTTGTCTTCCAGCTTTCTCTGAGTTGCTGTCAGGCCTTTGGGATGCAAATGAAGAAGACACAGTCGTAAATCCACGacagttttacaatattttcaAAGAAGCGGTGCCTTATTTCAGTGGATACAGGTGAGAATgttaatgacttttttttttctctcaaggTTAACTTCCTCTTTCTAAGTTTTGTGGAGGCAACATTACTTCagtgcatgcaaacacaaactactttttatatttatgaagGTAAACTCCATTCGTAAACTATTTAAACTAGATTTGCACTAAGAAGactgcatacctccaccaagacctGCGACCGTCCCattatgaaacaacatttaaatagaCTATTTCAAGATTTGtctttggatctgcagcaaattgcacacttccataaatatcagttttcataaatataacttcttttcttcatccatgaaatcaatgaaaatgttgaaaaacgtccaATCTCACAAagtaaaatcctggatccaccgtGTCCTCACCAATATGTATTCAGTTCTTCAGGTTTTGAATAATCTtgctacaaacaaacaaaccaagcaacaaactaacagacaggggataaaatataacctcctttgCGGAGGTAACTAACTTTCTATGTAGGGATGGTTTCACAGTTGAGACTTTCATAGAAGTAGCTGCCTGCAACGGTGACCTTATGaaatctctctgtgtttaactCATGCAGTCAACAGGATGCTCAGGAGTTTCTCAGGTTCCTGTTGGACAAACTTCACACAGAAATCAACCGCAGGCCGTACGTCCGACGTGCAGGAAAGGACCCCGAACAAAAATATGCCAgaattaggtgtgtgtgtctatacTGGAAAGATTCtatcattaaaaactaaaatgtcctttttgtgaacactttttgtgtgttttttattcccATCGTCTCTTATCCTCTTATTAGACTTTCAGAAGAGGCAGTTGCCATGTGGAAGACGCACTTAGAGAGAGATGACAGCAGAATAGTAGGTGAGGAGAGAAATCTTTCATCTATCACTAATATCGTTTAAATCTACCACTGATATGTCTTGACACTTTCCACCTCACCCTGCCGACAGACCTGTTCTCGGGCCAGCTGCGGAGCTCGCTGCACTGCTCGGTGTGCTCGCACTACTCCAACACCTTTGATGTGTTCTGTGATCTGTCACTGCCCATCCCCAAGAGGTGCATTGCCGGGGTGGTCACGCTGAAGGAGTGCCTGGATCTCTTCTCTCAGGAGGAGAAACTGGACAAGGAGAATTCACCAGTAAGTTGatgcggagagagagaaaacacaaagactgtGATAGATCagtgggtcaaagttcaacgACACTGACGGTGTGACTTTGATTTATTCAAATTCTCGCTTTGGAAAATGTGGAGTAAATGTAAACTGTAGATAAGATGAAGAGGCATCGCTGATTACATTATTGTTCTCATTTGTCTACACTGCTGTTCGACTTCAAAAAAGATTGGCTAAGGCTACCTTTGTTTAAatctttctgtttctatttaccaaatcaaaacattgtggtaaaatggaaaatgaacaTGAAATACAACAATCAATGTGGGcagggggaggaaggaaggaagcaatttaaaaaaggtcattGTCAGACCGGGAGAAAGGGGCTGCTAGTCACAGCCCAAGTCTGGCAGCTGAAGGTCGACCCAGGGAGGCAACTGAAGTTCCCAGACCACATTGCAAGGACAACACTCAGGCCAGATATGGTTCCAACATCAGAGTCGTCCAAGCAGGTGGTCATGATGGAGCTCACTGTCCCCTG
The sequence above is drawn from the Hippoglossus hippoglossus isolate fHipHip1 chromosome 7, fHipHip1.pri, whole genome shotgun sequence genome and encodes:
- the usp21 gene encoding ubiquitin carboxyl-terminal hydrolase 21, with the protein product MPGASGVNVEGSCEALCRTLVSQNGHQRETADISQSVLYTSLMGLLLVADNEKEQVTLGSGRIGLRNIGNTCFLNAVVQCLSHTRGLRDYCLLKSHRHEKFSKEEAMLMEAFSELLSGLWDANEEDTVVNPRQFYNIFKEAVPYFSGYSQQDAQEFLRFLLDKLHTEINRRPYVRRAGKDPEQKYARIRLSEEAVAMWKTHLERDDSRIVDLFSGQLRSSLHCSVCSHYSNTFDVFCDLSLPIPKRCIAGVVTLKECLDLFSQEEKLDKENSPMCERCNRRTECTKRLSIQRFPQVIVIHLNRFTSSRWSISKSTVYVSFPLTNLDLRPYGPVDCGPVLYDLYAICNHAGTVNMGHYTACCSDGNGWCFYNDSSVTPVSENQLQTNQAYVLFYQRSNSSAAIRK